The following proteins are encoded in a genomic region of Brachypodium distachyon strain Bd21 chromosome 1, Brachypodium_distachyon_v3.0, whole genome shotgun sequence:
- the LOC100840164 gene encoding LOB domain-containing protein 36 — protein sequence MSSSSSPCAACKLLRRKCTQGCVFAPYFPPDQPARFANVHKVFGASNVSKLLNDLPQAQREDAVNSLAYEAEARLRDPVYGCVAYISILQHRIKMVREEIVSTRKELAGYVGQAAYAPFLPAQQPHHAAQFVPGMGLLQHPQQHQQQLMAAMHQQQQQQQQQQGPYHHQQIVDAQHMAAAVEVAARGNQDMIMHHGFMPAAGGPTVAVVAPEAAAYEGGAQPFLIQQQQQQPHPSAMTSYRMEPSPPPQSSGHSHVDMPHHRQQHTDGSDDGSGGPPPPT from the coding sequence ATGTCGTCGTCGAGCTCGCCGTGCGCGGCGTGCAAGCTGCTGCGGCGCAAGTGCACGCAGGGGTGCGTGTTCGCGCCCTACTTCCCGCCGGACCAGCCGGCCCGGTTCGCCAACGTCCACAAGGTGTTCGGCGCAAGCAACGTGTCCAAGCTCCTCAACGACCTGCCGCAGGCGCAGCGCGAGGACGCCGTGAACTCGCTGGCCTACGAGGCCGAGGCCCGGCTCCGCGACCCCGTCTACGGCTGCGTGGCCTACATCTCCATCCTCCAGCACAGGATCAAGATGGTGCGCGAGGAGATCGTCAGCACGCGCAAGGAGCTCGCCGGGTACGTCGGCCAGGCGGCGTACGCGCCCTTCCTCCCCGCGCAGCAGCCCCACCACGCCGCTCAGTTCGTCCCCGGCATGGGGCTCCTGCAGCatccgcagcagcaccagcagcagctgatGGCGGCGatgcatcagcagcagcagcagcagcaacaacagcaggGGCCGTACCACCACCAGCAGATCGTGGACGCGCAACACATGGCGGCCGCGGTGGAGGTGGCCGCGCGAGGGAACCAGGACATGATAATGCACCACGGCTTCATGCCCGCAGCCGGCGGACCCACCGTGGCGGTCGTGGCTCCGGAGGCCGCGGCTTACGAGGGTGGAGCGCAGCCGTTCctcatccagcagcagcagcagcaaccgcaTCCTTCCGCCATGACGTCGTACCGCATGGAGCCCTCACCCCCGCCGCAGTCCTCGGGACACTCCCACGTCGACATGCCGCATCATCGTCAGCAGCACACCGACGGCAGCGACGACGGGAGCGGCGGACCTCCACCGCCGACCTGA
- the LOC100829366 gene encoding uncharacterized protein LOC100829366, which produces MAQCLRGKGGAAAVEEALRKAVPWRRAASASYHHTIQAVPRETTGPRAAARERRNGHVPAVLLTLAGAGPGEGVAHRKLLTTDRKQLSEMLKQSPYFLSTPVRLQVRAGERSTAVVHSGTVLPIKVHTDESTGNILNLVMVQADEGTMIKVNLPVVFKGEDVCPGLKKGGFLQKIRTSLVYLCPAEHIPPKIEVDLTNLDIGDRVLMNDIPVHPSLKLLSRNETMPVCKLLASKPVE; this is translated from the exons ATGGCgcagtgtctccgcggcaagggcggcgccgccgccgtcgaggaggcGCTCCGCAAGGCGGTCCCCTGGCGGCGCGCGGCCTCGGCGTCGTACCACCACACGATCCAGGCGGTGCCGCGCGAGACGACCGgcccgcgcgcggcggcgcgcgagcgCCGCAACGGCCATGTGCCGGCCGTGCTGCTCACGCTAGCTGGCGCCGGGCCCGGCGAAGGGGTCGCCCACCGGAAGCTCCTGACCACCGACAGGAAGCAGCTCAGTGAGATGCTGAAGCAGTCGCCCTACTTCCTCTCCACCCCGGTCCGTCTCCAGGTCCGCGCTGGCGAGCGATCCACCGCCGTCGTGCACTCTGGCACCGTCCTCCCAATCAAG GTGCATACAGATGAATCAACAGGGAATATATTGAACTTGGTGATGGTGCAAGCAGATGAGGGAACAATGATCAAGGTGAATTTGCCTGTGGTGTTCAAAGGAGAGGATGTCTGCCCTGGATTAAAGAAAG GTGGGTTTTTGCAGAAAATAAGGACCAGCTTGGTGTATCTCTGCCCAGCTGAGCACATACCTCCGAAAATTGAGGTGGACCTGACAAATCTTGACATTGGAGATAGAGTATTAATGAATGACATCCCCGTCCATCCATCGCTCAAGTTACTGAGTAGAAACGAGACAATGCCTGTGTGCAAGCTCTTGGCCTCAAAGCCAGTGGAGTAG